In Scyliorhinus torazame isolate Kashiwa2021f chromosome 19, sScyTor2.1, whole genome shotgun sequence, a single genomic region encodes these proteins:
- the LOC140396192 gene encoding NADH dehydrogenase [ubiquinone] 1 alpha subcomplex subunit 5-like isoform X2 yields MAGVLKKTTGLVGLAVAQNPHEKLRILYSRILTVLQSVPQDAAYRKYTEQTINDRLNMVKSEQDVQKLEDKINCGQLEEVILQESKSKVQLKY; encoded by the exons ATGGCCGGCGTCCTGAAGAAA ACAACTGGCTTAGTGGGTCTTGCTGTGGCCCAGAATCCTCATGAG AAGTTAAGAATTTTGTACTCCAGAATTCTTACTGTCCTGCAATCCGTCCCTCAGGATGCAGCCTATAGGAAGTATACCGAGCAGACCATAAATGACAGGTTAAACATGGTAAAATCG GAGCAAGATGTTCAAAAACTAGAAGACAAAATCAACTGTGGGCAGTTAGAGGAAGTCATTTTACAG GAGTCGAAAAGCAAAGTTCAATTGAAATATTGA
- the LOC140396192 gene encoding NADH dehydrogenase [ubiquinone] 1 alpha subcomplex subunit 5-like isoform X3, translated as MAGVLKKTTGLVGLAVAQNPHEEQDVQKLEDKINCGQLEEVILQAEDELSLAYKMVKWKPWESLIEEAPHNQWKWPL; from the exons ATGGCCGGCGTCCTGAAGAAA ACAACTGGCTTAGTGGGTCTTGCTGTGGCCCAGAATCCTCATGAG GAGCAAGATGTTCAAAAACTAGAAGACAAAATCAACTGTGGGCAGTTAGAGGAAGTCATTTTACAG GCTGAGGATGAACTTTCTCTGGCATATAAAATGGTCAAGTGGAAACCTTGGGAATCGTTAATAGAAGAAGCCCCTCACAATCAATGGAAATGGCCACTTTAA
- the LOC140396192 gene encoding NADH dehydrogenase [ubiquinone] 1 alpha subcomplex subunit 5-like isoform X1 — MAGVLKKTTGLVGLAVAQNPHEKLRILYSRILTVLQSVPQDAAYRKYTEQTINDRLNMVKSEQDVQKLEDKINCGQLEEVILQAEDELSLAYKMVKWKPWESLIEEAPHNQWKWPL; from the exons ATGGCCGGCGTCCTGAAGAAA ACAACTGGCTTAGTGGGTCTTGCTGTGGCCCAGAATCCTCATGAG AAGTTAAGAATTTTGTACTCCAGAATTCTTACTGTCCTGCAATCCGTCCCTCAGGATGCAGCCTATAGGAAGTATACCGAGCAGACCATAAATGACAGGTTAAACATGGTAAAATCG GAGCAAGATGTTCAAAAACTAGAAGACAAAATCAACTGTGGGCAGTTAGAGGAAGTCATTTTACAG GCTGAGGATGAACTTTCTCTGGCATATAAAATGGTCAAGTGGAAACCTTGGGAATCGTTAATAGAAGAAGCCCCTCACAATCAATGGAAATGGCCACTTTAA